The proteins below come from a single Micromonospora citrea genomic window:
- a CDS encoding aldo/keto reductase, translating into MANDAGKQPAKASGTYRIGGDLQVDRLGYGAMQITGPGVWGDPKDPAEAVRVLRRAYELGVTFIDTADSYGPFVSELLIREALHPYADDLVIATKAGLTRSGPGDWRPVGRPEYLRQQCELSLRHLGLDCIPLYQLHRIDPQVPLADQLGELALLKQEGKIRHVGLSEVSVEEIEAARKITPIVSVQNLYNLADRSAEAVLEHCERNDLAFIPWFPIATGNLARPGGPLDAISTEHGATPAQLALAWLLRRSPVMLPIPGTSSVAHLEENVAAAEVRLSDEEYEALAAAA; encoded by the coding sequence ATGGCGAACGACGCCGGCAAACAGCCCGCGAAGGCCTCCGGGACCTACCGGATCGGCGGCGACCTCCAGGTCGACCGCCTCGGCTACGGGGCGATGCAGATCACCGGCCCCGGGGTGTGGGGCGACCCGAAGGACCCGGCCGAGGCGGTGCGGGTGCTGCGCCGGGCGTACGAGCTGGGCGTGACCTTCATCGACACCGCCGACTCGTACGGGCCCTTCGTCAGCGAGCTGCTGATCCGGGAGGCGCTGCACCCGTACGCCGACGACCTGGTCATCGCGACCAAGGCCGGCCTGACCCGCTCGGGGCCCGGCGACTGGCGGCCGGTCGGCCGCCCCGAATACCTGCGCCAGCAGTGCGAGCTGAGCCTGCGGCACCTCGGCCTGGACTGCATCCCGCTCTACCAGCTGCACCGGATCGACCCGCAGGTGCCGCTGGCCGACCAGCTCGGCGAGCTGGCGCTGCTCAAGCAGGAGGGCAAGATCCGGCACGTCGGCCTGTCGGAGGTGTCGGTCGAGGAGATCGAGGCGGCCCGGAAGATCACGCCGATCGTGTCGGTGCAGAACCTCTACAACCTGGCGGACCGCAGCGCGGAGGCCGTCCTGGAGCACTGCGAGCGCAACGACCTCGCGTTCATCCCGTGGTTCCCGATCGCCACCGGCAACCTGGCCCGGCCCGGCGGGCCGTTGGACGCGATCAGCACGGAGCACGGCGCGACGCCCGCGCAGCTCGCCCTCGCGTGGCTGCTGCGCCGGTCACCGGTGATGCTGCCGATCCCGGGCACGTCGTCGGTCGCGCACCTGGAGGAGAACGTCGCCGCCGCCGAGGTGCGGCTCAGCGACGAGGAGTACGAGGCCCTCGCCGCGGCCGCCTGA
- a CDS encoding YciI family protein, with product MTGVPQVDFALDTYECIVLYPGPAGRALPAETVQRLQAEHLAHMQALQRRGIILVAGSVDGPAREPDPPIGFGLARTGSVDDVRSVMEADPAVQAGLYRVDVMTFLCPAGSLEFPLVKTQS from the coding sequence ATGACGGGAGTGCCGCAGGTCGACTTCGCGCTCGACACGTACGAGTGCATCGTGCTGTATCCCGGCCCGGCCGGGCGGGCGCTGCCGGCGGAGACGGTGCAGCGGCTGCAGGCCGAGCACCTCGCGCACATGCAGGCACTGCAACGGCGGGGCATCATCCTGGTCGCCGGCTCGGTCGACGGCCCGGCCCGCGAGCCGGACCCGCCGATCGGCTTCGGCCTGGCCAGGACCGGGTCCGTGGACGACGTGCGCAGCGTGATGGAGGCCGACCCGGCCGTGCAGGCCGGGCTCTACCGGGTGGACGTGATGACCTTTCTCTGCCCGGCGGGCTCGCTGGAGTTCCCCCTGGTCAAGACGCAGAGCTAG
- a CDS encoding lipase family alpha/beta hydrolase yields the protein MLLRKILAVAATAALLLVPATAATAAPDRPAAGTPVVADRPATVTATTTAADPVIVVGGLVGVSIAYEPIAARLRADGFRVFVYQLPGLGFGDIRDSARAFAAYVEQVRSVTGASRVDVVGHSEGGLVSRWYVKFLGGAGAVGRYVSLGSPQQGTYVANILRFVGLGSCAGIVACQQMSIGSSFLAELNGGDDTPGAVRWTTVRTWQDELVRPVGNATLADGATNVLIQAACPLRVVGHLGLVLDGTTYTVVRQALRDAPVRPDCLAL from the coding sequence ATGCTGCTCCGAAAGATCCTCGCCGTCGCCGCCACCGCCGCCCTGCTGCTCGTCCCGGCCACCGCCGCGACGGCCGCCCCCGACCGCCCCGCCGCCGGCACCCCGGTCGTCGCCGACAGGCCGGCGACGGTGACGGCGACGACCACCGCCGCCGATCCCGTCATCGTCGTCGGGGGCCTGGTCGGCGTCTCCATCGCGTACGAGCCGATCGCCGCCCGGCTGCGCGCCGACGGCTTCCGGGTCTTCGTCTACCAACTGCCCGGCCTCGGCTTCGGCGACATCCGCGACTCCGCCCGCGCCTTCGCCGCGTACGTCGAGCAGGTCCGCTCCGTCACCGGGGCGTCCCGGGTGGACGTCGTCGGCCACTCCGAGGGCGGACTGGTCTCCCGCTGGTACGTGAAGTTCCTCGGCGGCGCGGGCGCCGTCGGCCGCTACGTCAGCCTCGGCAGCCCGCAGCAGGGCACGTACGTCGCGAACATCCTGCGGTTCGTCGGCCTCGGCAGCTGCGCCGGAATCGTCGCCTGCCAGCAGATGTCGATCGGGTCGAGCTTCCTCGCCGAGCTCAACGGCGGCGACGACACCCCCGGCGCGGTCCGCTGGACGACCGTCCGGACGTGGCAGGACGAGCTGGTCCGGCCGGTCGGCAACGCCACCCTGGCCGACGGGGCGACAAACGTGCTGATCCAGGCCGCGTGCCCGCTGCGGGTGGTCGGGCACCTCGGTCTCGTGCTCGACGGCACCACGTACACCGTGGTGCGGCAGGCGCTGCGCGACGCGCCCGTCCGCCCCGACTGCCTCGCGCTGTAG